A genomic segment from Pseudobacteriovorax antillogorgiicola encodes:
- a CDS encoding DUF4105 domain-containing protein, which translates to MIGTWIVWLILFFGINQAAKAQESPPPNLDHIEVYLHTFDVGDMIYTNFGHTALRVKNTESGRDLIYNWGIFDFGDPLSFSLNYYQGNLIYKLGVYPAHQAMQRYRFEGRKVWQDKLNLNSDQKRILLNKLAWNALPENRDYLYQYFFDNCATRPRDFIDLAIGGRLAAATQEIPTNMTFRDMVRDGYRVNPWMDVILEVGMNSRIDRVVTRWESMFHPLYLREELQKINLDSGSLLGDGKLLIDAPDLEQPSYEVFKVLAAILLLPAILGLILIQRDSYRINQGKADRIGAWGMRLVGFAGVPLFFVGGVFGLLMPLNWIFSGHGDLHHNVNMMIFLPLDLVLVLPMKYLMFLGRPLQLGAKSYKIFRRYLILHLLLTLGMTISWAMGDVSQNLNRVAYLVPACLLLLGIMLNFGIQEKRGN; encoded by the coding sequence ATGATTGGGACTTGGATTGTATGGTTGATCTTGTTTTTTGGCATAAACCAGGCTGCGAAGGCCCAAGAGAGTCCTCCCCCCAATCTTGATCATATCGAAGTCTATCTCCATACCTTCGATGTTGGCGACATGATCTACACCAACTTTGGCCATACTGCTCTCCGTGTAAAAAATACAGAGAGTGGTCGTGACCTTATCTATAACTGGGGGATCTTTGATTTTGGAGATCCACTCAGTTTCTCTTTGAATTACTACCAAGGCAACCTCATCTATAAACTTGGGGTCTATCCTGCTCACCAAGCGATGCAGCGCTATCGTTTCGAAGGGCGAAAAGTTTGGCAGGATAAGCTCAATTTGAACAGCGACCAAAAAAGAATCCTCCTTAATAAGCTGGCCTGGAACGCTCTTCCTGAAAATCGTGACTATCTTTATCAGTACTTTTTTGACAACTGTGCGACGAGGCCGAGGGACTTTATCGATCTGGCCATTGGTGGCCGGCTTGCGGCTGCAACTCAAGAGATTCCTACAAACATGACGTTTCGAGACATGGTGCGCGATGGCTATCGGGTGAATCCTTGGATGGATGTGATTCTTGAAGTGGGCATGAACAGCCGGATCGATCGAGTCGTAACCCGCTGGGAAAGCATGTTTCATCCTCTGTATCTGCGCGAAGAGCTACAGAAAATCAATCTAGATTCTGGAAGTCTCTTGGGTGATGGCAAGCTCTTGATCGATGCCCCGGACCTTGAACAGCCCTCTTATGAAGTTTTCAAAGTGCTAGCAGCAATACTACTATTGCCTGCAATTCTTGGTCTGATTCTGATTCAGCGGGACTCCTATCGCATCAACCAGGGCAAAGCGGATCGCATTGGCGCTTGGGGGATGAGACTGGTAGGGTTTGCTGGAGTTCCTTTATTTTTCGTTGGTGGTGTTTTTGGTTTGCTTATGCCGCTCAACTGGATTTTTTCAGGGCATGGAGATCTTCACCACAATGTGAATATGATGATCTTTTTGCCGCTCGATCTGGTTTTAGTATTGCCGATGAAATATCTGATGTTCCTGGGTCGCCCCTTGCAGCTGGGAGCTAAAAGCTATAAAATCTTTAGACGTTATCTCATCTTACACCTACTCTTGACATTGGGAATGACCATCTCGTGGGCGATGGGTGACGTTTCGCAAAACCTCAATCGGGTGGCCTATCTTGTTCCTGCATGCTTACTACTACTAGGTATCATGCTTAACTTTGGAATTCAGGA